A genomic window from Solanum dulcamara chromosome 11, daSolDulc1.2, whole genome shotgun sequence includes:
- the LOC129874415 gene encoding uncharacterized protein C594.04c, which yields MATHSNFKNAFIAFLAPLPSLLFYLSFLHHYHEDHPLYNWCYQHPLLFANVLFFLNVNLLFYIIGFLQSSHWMIDLYWTVIPVMLVHFYANHPLAQYNAWRSKVVILLTWIWSIRLTHNYFRRENWQWGHRQDWRFTDMSHQYGNNWWWISFFVVYVSQQVFLMGICLPMYVVHSEDKPWNIWDFTAVFICLSAIIIAYYADTQLHNFVSRNQKLKELGEPMVPNLDEGLWRYSRHPNYFGEQLWWWGLVLFAWNLGQAWTFVGALVNSMCLAHVTVLVEKRMLKQAYRAEAYKLYQRTTSVWIPWFKSSAKGKDKET from the exons ATGGCTACTCATAGCAATTTCAAGAATGCCTTCATTGCATTTCTTGCTCCACTTCCCTCTTTACTTTTCTACCTATCTTTCCTTCACCATTACCATGAAGATCATCCACTCTACAATTGGTGCTACCAACACCCTCTTCTATTTGCTAATGTCTTGTTTTTCCTCAATGTCAATCTCCTCTTTTACATCATTGGTTTTCTCCAATCTAGTCACTGG ATGATAGATTTGTACTGGACTGTGATTCCAGTAATGTTAGTGCATTTCTATGCAAATCATCCTTTGGCACAGTATAATGCGTGGAGGTCCAAGGTGGTTATACTTTTAACTTGGATTTGGAGTATAAGACTTACTCATAACTACTTCCGTCGTGAGAACTGGCAATGGGGACACAGGCAAGATTGGAGATTTACAGATATGAGCCACCAATACGGCAACAACTGGTGGTGGATCTCTTTCTTTGTTGTTTATGTCTCTCAGCAG GTTTTTCTGATGGGTATATGCCTACCTATGTATGTTGTCCACTCTGAAGACAAGCCATGGAATATCTGGGATTTCACTGCCGTATTCATCTGCTTGTCTGCCATTATTATTGCTTATTATGCAGATACACAGCTCCATAATTTTGTGAGCAGAAATCAGAAACTAAAAGAGCTTGGTGAGCCAATGGTTCCCAATCTTGATGAAGGCCTCTGGAGGTATTCACGACATCCAAACTATTTTGGGGAGCAGTTATGGTGGTGGGGACTCGTCCTATTTGCCTGGAACTTGGGTCAGGCTTGGACTTTTGTCGGTGCACTCGTTAATAGCATGTGTCTTGCACATGTCACTGTGCTTGTTGAGAAGAGGATGCTTAAGCAAGCCTACAGAGCTGAAGCATACAAGCTCTACCAGAGGACAACATCTGTGTGGATACCATGGTTCAAGTCTTCCGCAAAAGGAAAAGATAAGGAAACTTGA
- the LOC129872999 gene encoding serine hydroxymethyltransferase, mitochondrial-like has translation MAMATALRRLSSSVDKPSKRFYNGGSIYYMSSLPNEAAYEKEKNGVTWPKQLNAPLEEVDPEIADIIEHEKARQWKGLELIPSENFTSVSVMQAVGSVMTNKYSEGYPGARYYGGNEYIDMAETLCQKRALEAFRLDPAKWGVNVQPLSGSPANFHVYTALLKPHERIMALDLPHGGHLSHGYQTDTKKISAVSIFFETMPYRLNESTGYIDYDQLEKSATLFRPKLIVAGASAYARLYDYARIRKVCDKQKAILLADMAHISGLVAAGVIPSPFDYADVVTTTTHKSLRGPRGAMIFFRKGVKEVNKQGKEVLYDYEDKINQAVFPGLQGGPHNHTITGLAVALKQAMTPEYKAYQEQVLSNSSKFAQALAESSYELVSGGTDNHLVLVNLKNKGIDGSKVEKVLEAVHIAANKNTVPGDVSAMVPGGIRMGTPALTSRGFIEEDFVKVAEFFDAAVKIAVKIKAETSGTKLKDFVTTLQSSASIQSEIAKLRHNVEEYAKQFPTIGFEKETMKYKN, from the exons ATGGCCATGGCAACTGCTCTTAGGAGACTTTCCTCTTCTGTCGACAAACCCAGTAAGCGTTTCTATAATGGAGGCTCTATCTATTACATG TCGTCCTTGCCTAATGAAGCTGCTTatgagaaggaaaaaaatggtGTCACG TGGCCAAAGCAACTGAATGCCCCTCTAGAGGAGGTTGATCCAGAAATTGCTGACATTATTGAACATGAAAAAGCACGCCAATGGAAG GGACTTGAACTCATTCCTTCAGAAAATTTCACTTCTGTGTCTGTAATGCAAGCTGTTGGATCTGTTATGACAAACAAGTACAGTGAAGGATATCCTGGGGCTAGATACTATGGAGGAAATGA GTATATTGACATGGCAGAAACCTTATGCCAGAAACGTGCTTTAGAAGCATTCCGGTTGGATCCTGCAAAATGGGGAG TGAATGTGCAGCCTCTGTCAGGATCACCTGCTAATTTTCATGTTTACACTGCATTATTAAAACCTCATGAAAGAATCATGGCCCTTGATCTTCCTCACGGTGGACATCTTTCTCATGGATATCAG ACTGATACAAAGAAGATATCTGCCGTCTCTATATTTTTTGAGACTATGCCATACAGACTGAATGAGAGCACTGGCTATATTGACTATGACCAG CTTGAGAAAAGTGCCACACTCTTTAGGCCAAAGTTGATTGTCGCTGGTGCTAGTGCTTATGCACGTCTTTATGACTATGCACGAATCCGAAAG GTTTGTGACAAGCAGAAAGCTATTTTGTTGGCAGATATGGCACACATTAGTGGGTTAGTTGCAGCTGGAGTCATCCCATCACCATTTGATTATGCAGATGTTGTGACAACCACAACCCACAAGTCTCTTCGTGGACCTCGTGGTGCCATGATTTTCTTCAGGAAAGGTGTGAAGGAGGTTAACAAGCAAGGCAAGGAG GTGTTGTACGACTATGAAGACAAAATTAACCAAGCAGTCTTTCCTGGACTTCAAGGTGGCCCTCACAATCATACAATTACTGGCTTGGCAGTCGCTTTGAAACAG GCAATGACTCCAGAATACAAAGCTTACCAAGAGCAAGTCCTCAGCAACAGCTCAAAATTTGCACAG GCTTTAGCAGAGAGCAGTTATGAACTTGTTTCTGGTGGAACAGATAACCACTTGGTTTTGGTGAACCTGAAAAACAAG GGTATTGATGGTTCTAAGGTTGAAAAGGTTTTGGAAGCGGTACATATTGCAGCCAATAAGAACACCGTTCCAGGAGATGTATCTGCAATGGTTCCCGGTGGCATCAGAATGG GAACTCCTGCACTCACTTCCAGGGGATTTATTGAGGAAGATTTTGTGAAAGTTGCTGAGTTCTTTGATGCTGCTGTGAAGATAGCAGTGAAAATTAAGGCTGAAACTTCAG GAACAAAGTTGAAAGACTTTGTGACAACACTACAGTCTAGTGCTTCCATCCAGTCTGAAATTGCAAAACTCCGCCATAATGTGGAGGAGTACGCAAAGCAGTTCCCTACAATTGGGTTTGAGAAGGAAACCATGAAGTACAAAAACTAA
- the LOC129872546 gene encoding cytochrome b561 and DOMON domain-containing protein At5g47530-like, with the protein MACSKNTLAFCFFFSLLFLSSSAQTNCSDFQFDGKSYYSCSDLHNLNSFIHWNYDVASSTVDIAFRKSLNDENGRWVAWAINPTSTGMIGSQAFVALQHFDGTLEAYTSPIDTYGTTLVKGDLSFRVHNVSAQNIKGQVIIFAKFELPMNGSNIVNHVWQEGPLQDDATPESHDMSGDNLRSFGTLDFHSGKTVAITTHDNVKQNSRYKIKIAHGIINGVSWGMMMPLGVILARLRYLPLQEYPALWFNLHIYCQSIAYFLGVAGGGLGFYLGRQSSSVKQHISHRYIGGALLGLATLQVLAHRLRPSKEHKYRVYWNIYHWCTGYGTIIMGILNCFKGFQMMDVGIWKNAYIAFLASLAFVAAALEVLRCYLNANKGITTTPAGVSTNVGIEDKA; encoded by the coding sequence ATGGCATGCTCTAAGAACACGTTAGCATTTTGCTTCTTTTTCTCCCTGTTGTTCCTTTCATCGTCTGCTCAAACCAATTGCTCGGATTTCCAGTTCGATGGGAAATCCTACTATTCGTGCAGCGATCTTCATAATTTGAATTCATTTATTCACTGGAACTACGACGTGGCTTCTAGTACTGTCGATATCGCATTTAGGAAGTCTCTAAACGATGAGAACGGAAGATGGGTTGCTTGGGCTATAAACCCAACATCTACAGGGATGATCGGCTCCCAAGCTTTTGTTGCATTACAGCATTTTGATGGTACTCTCGAAGCATACACGTCGCCTATTGATACTTATGGAACCACGCTTGTAAAAGGGGACTTGAGCTTTAGGGTTCACAACGTATCAGCACAAAATATCAAGGGACAAGTCATCATCTTTGCGAAGTTTGAGCTACCTATGAATGGAAGCAATATTGTGAATCATGTTTGGCAAGAAGGACCACTACAAGACGATGCTACACCAGAAAGTCATGACATGTCAGGAGATAACTTGAGATCTTTTGGGACTTTAGATTTCCATTCTGGGAAAACTGTGGCTATAACTACTCATGATAATGTAAAACAAAATTCAAGGTATAAGATAAAGATTGCACATGGGATTATCAATGGGGTTAGTTGGGGAATGATGATGCCACTTGGTGTTATTCTTGCAAGACTGAGATATTTACCATTACAAGAGTACCCAGCTTTGTGGTTCAATCTACATATTTATTGTCAAAGTATAGCTTATTTTCTTGGTGTTGCTGGTGGAGGTTTGGGATTTTATCTAGGGAGACAATCTTCTTCTGTTAAACAACACATTTCTCATAGATATATTGGCGGTGCACTTTTAGGGCTTGCAACATTACAAGTGTTAGCTCATCGTCTACGGCCATCAAAGGAACACAAATATAGGGTGTATTGGAATATCTACCACTGGTGCACTGGTTATGGTACTATTATAATGGGAATTCTCAATTGTTTCAAGGGTTTCCAGATGATGGACGTCGGGATTTGGAAGAATGCTTACATTGCTTTTCTTGCTTCCTTGGCCTTTGTTGCTGCTGCTCTTGAAGTTTTGAGATGCTACCTCAACGCTAACAAAGGAATAACAACTACACCAGCAGGAGTTTCTACAAATGTTGGTATAGAAGACAAGGCGTAG